One window from the genome of Silene latifolia isolate original U9 population unplaced genomic scaffold, ASM4854445v1 scaffold_119, whole genome shotgun sequence encodes:
- the LOC141637537 gene encoding cell division control protein 6 homolog B-like isoform X1 has protein sequence MPAIGPIPTHARSAFSGDTVIDKISLTTPPKRRLRSNSTVDDEIPSISPATWKSPRRCINSTPTSPSIGIDSIDKEFNEKLVTMSRSPLKKSSDNLFPKPKWNPRDAEQMKKVKEALHVSTPPCSVVCREEELKKVLDFCKGSVEKEKSGSLYVCGCPGTGKTMVMDKVKQTLFSWSTEQINVQQPNVVYMNCTSLTKSSEIFTKILQHIQPKRKLNGSTTALKHIQNLYAQEGQLPDKKMLVLIIDELDYLITSDREVLHELFMLTMMPFSRCILIGIANAIDLAERFLPRLQSLNCKPAVLTFRAYTKDQIQRILQERLMALPYQVFQPQALELCSRKVAAASGDMRKALCVCRSAIEVLESEMKETASDVNISSAEDVSSDQENIPAAPVFREIGVVQIHHMALALSKTYRSPVVETIQFLPQHQQIILCSAVKLSRESRKEPTVAELNKSYEAICKSAKLRSVGIFELSSMCKALYDQGLLKLVRSQKGEKVSLKVDAADVTFALQAVRLFRNFLQ, from the exons ATGCCTGCCATAGGGCCCATACCTACACACGCCAGGTCAGCATTTTCCGGCGACACAGTCATCGATAAAATCAGCTTAACAACGCCGCCGAAGAGGCGGCTGAGATCGAATTCTACCGTCGACGATGAAATTCCGTCTATTTCTCCAGCGACATGGAAGTCTCCTCGACGGTGTATCAACAGTACTCCAACATCTCCTTCTATT GGAATTGATTCAATTGACAAGGAATTCAATGAGAAATTGGTAACGATGAGCAGATCGCCGCTTAAGAAATCTTCCGATAATTTATTTCCTAAGCCGAAATGGAATCCTAGAG ACGCGGAGCAGATGAAAAAGGTGAAAGAGGCATTGCATGTTTCGACTCCACCTTGTAGTGTGGTGTGTAGAGAAGAAGAGCTGAAGAAGGTTCTAGACTTTTGCAAAGGCAGTGTAGAGAAGGAGAAATCGGGCAGTTTGTATGTATGCGGGTGTCCTGGTACCGGAAAGACTATGGTTATGGACAAAGTTAAGCAAACTTTGTTTAGTTGGTCTACTGAG CAGATAAATGTACAACAGCCAAATGTCGTGTATATGAATTGTACTTCTTTAACCAAGTCGTCTGAAATCTTCACAAAG ATACTTCAGCATATACAACCAAAGAGAAAACTCAATGGTTCGACGACTGCCCTGAAGCACATACAAAATCTATATGCACAAGAAGGGCAGTTGCCAGATAAGAAGATGCT GGTGTTAATTATTGATGAGCTTGACTACCTTATCACGAGTGATCGTGAAGTGCTGCACGAGCTATTTATGCTTACTATGATGCCATTCTCAAGATGTATCCTAATAG GAATCGCTAATGCAATAGATCTAGCTGAACGGTTTCTTCCTAGATTGCAGTCATTGAACT GCAAACCCGCAGTGTTAACATTTCGTGCTTATACAAAAGACCAAATTCAAAGGATTCTTCAGGAGAGGCTTATG GCACTTCCATATCAGGTCTTTCAACCTCAAGCCTTGGAGCTTTGCTCAAGA AAAGTTGCTGCTGCATCTGGAGATATGAGAAAAGCGCTGTGTGTGTGCCG GAGTGCGATTGAGGTGTTAGAATCCGAGATGAAAGAAACTGCCAGTGATGTCAATATATCATCTGCTGAAGATGTTTCCTCTGACCAAGAAAATATTCCCGCAGCTCCAGTTTTTCGAGAGATAGGTGTT GTACAAATCCATCATATGGCACTTGCTTTGTCGAAGACCTATAGATCCCCTGTAGTAGAGACCATTCAGTTTCTTCCTCAACATCAGCAG ATCATTCTTTGCTCAGCAGTTAAGCTATCGCGAGAAAGTAGGAAGGAGCCAACTGTTGCAGAG CTGAATAAATCTTATGAAGCTATATGCAAATCTGCTAAACTGCGTTCAGTAGGCATTTTTGAGCTGTCGAGTATGTGCAAAGCTTTATATGACCAG GGGCTGTTGAAACTTGTTAGGTCTCAAAAAGGCGAAAAAGTAAGCTTGAAAGTTGATGCAGCAGATGTGACCTTTGCACTACAG GCAGTTCGTTTATTCCGTAACTTCCTTCAGTGA
- the LOC141637537 gene encoding cell division control protein 6 homolog B-like isoform X2, producing MPAIGPIPTHARSAFSGDTVIDKISLTTPPKRRLRSNSTVDDEIPSISPATWKSPRRCINSTPTSPSIGIDSIDKEFNEKLVTMSRSPLKKSSDNLFPKPKWNPRDAEQMKKVKEALHVSTPPCSVVCREEELKKVLDFCKGSVEKEKSGSLYVCGCPGTGKTMVMDKVKQTLFSWSTEINVQQPNVVYMNCTSLTKSSEIFTKILQHIQPKRKLNGSTTALKHIQNLYAQEGQLPDKKMLVLIIDELDYLITSDREVLHELFMLTMMPFSRCILIGIANAIDLAERFLPRLQSLNCKPAVLTFRAYTKDQIQRILQERLMALPYQVFQPQALELCSRKVAAASGDMRKALCVCRSAIEVLESEMKETASDVNISSAEDVSSDQENIPAAPVFREIGVVQIHHMALALSKTYRSPVVETIQFLPQHQQIILCSAVKLSRESRKEPTVAELNKSYEAICKSAKLRSVGIFELSSMCKALYDQGLLKLVRSQKGEKVSLKVDAADVTFALQAVRLFRNFLQ from the exons ATGCCTGCCATAGGGCCCATACCTACACACGCCAGGTCAGCATTTTCCGGCGACACAGTCATCGATAAAATCAGCTTAACAACGCCGCCGAAGAGGCGGCTGAGATCGAATTCTACCGTCGACGATGAAATTCCGTCTATTTCTCCAGCGACATGGAAGTCTCCTCGACGGTGTATCAACAGTACTCCAACATCTCCTTCTATT GGAATTGATTCAATTGACAAGGAATTCAATGAGAAATTGGTAACGATGAGCAGATCGCCGCTTAAGAAATCTTCCGATAATTTATTTCCTAAGCCGAAATGGAATCCTAGAG ACGCGGAGCAGATGAAAAAGGTGAAAGAGGCATTGCATGTTTCGACTCCACCTTGTAGTGTGGTGTGTAGAGAAGAAGAGCTGAAGAAGGTTCTAGACTTTTGCAAAGGCAGTGTAGAGAAGGAGAAATCGGGCAGTTTGTATGTATGCGGGTGTCCTGGTACCGGAAAGACTATGGTTATGGACAAAGTTAAGCAAACTTTGTTTAGTTGGTCTACTGAG ATAAATGTACAACAGCCAAATGTCGTGTATATGAATTGTACTTCTTTAACCAAGTCGTCTGAAATCTTCACAAAG ATACTTCAGCATATACAACCAAAGAGAAAACTCAATGGTTCGACGACTGCCCTGAAGCACATACAAAATCTATATGCACAAGAAGGGCAGTTGCCAGATAAGAAGATGCT GGTGTTAATTATTGATGAGCTTGACTACCTTATCACGAGTGATCGTGAAGTGCTGCACGAGCTATTTATGCTTACTATGATGCCATTCTCAAGATGTATCCTAATAG GAATCGCTAATGCAATAGATCTAGCTGAACGGTTTCTTCCTAGATTGCAGTCATTGAACT GCAAACCCGCAGTGTTAACATTTCGTGCTTATACAAAAGACCAAATTCAAAGGATTCTTCAGGAGAGGCTTATG GCACTTCCATATCAGGTCTTTCAACCTCAAGCCTTGGAGCTTTGCTCAAGA AAAGTTGCTGCTGCATCTGGAGATATGAGAAAAGCGCTGTGTGTGTGCCG GAGTGCGATTGAGGTGTTAGAATCCGAGATGAAAGAAACTGCCAGTGATGTCAATATATCATCTGCTGAAGATGTTTCCTCTGACCAAGAAAATATTCCCGCAGCTCCAGTTTTTCGAGAGATAGGTGTT GTACAAATCCATCATATGGCACTTGCTTTGTCGAAGACCTATAGATCCCCTGTAGTAGAGACCATTCAGTTTCTTCCTCAACATCAGCAG ATCATTCTTTGCTCAGCAGTTAAGCTATCGCGAGAAAGTAGGAAGGAGCCAACTGTTGCAGAG CTGAATAAATCTTATGAAGCTATATGCAAATCTGCTAAACTGCGTTCAGTAGGCATTTTTGAGCTGTCGAGTATGTGCAAAGCTTTATATGACCAG GGGCTGTTGAAACTTGTTAGGTCTCAAAAAGGCGAAAAAGTAAGCTTGAAAGTTGATGCAGCAGATGTGACCTTTGCACTACAG GCAGTTCGTTTATTCCGTAACTTCCTTCAGTGA
- the LOC141637538 gene encoding large ribosomal subunit protein uL10-like: MAIKKSALGGKQGKTKMEKKEIYSDKLRGLLDDYSKVLIVHVDNVGSNQLQQIRTGLRGDSVVLMGKNTLMKRAINEHIKKTGNSNLKQLEQLLKGNVGLIFTKGDLKEIREEIAKYKVGAPARVGLVAPVDVVIPVGNTGLDPSQTSFFQVLNIPTKINKGTVEIITPVDLIKKGDKVGSSEASLLTKLNIKPFSYGLVVQKVYEDGSVYSPEVLDLTEDDLAAKFAAGLSNVVAVTLGLSYPSLVAVPHMIINGYKNVLSVAVATEYSFPLAEKVKEYLKDPSKFAVAAAPEAVTGGGSAAAPAKEETKEEVAEESDEECMMNLFDD; the protein is encoded by the exons ATGGCCATCAAAAAATCTGCTTTAGGCGGTAAACAAGGTAAAACTAAGATGGAAAAGAAGGAAATTTACAGCGACAAATTACGTGGTTTACTGGATGATTACTCTAAAGTTCTGATCGTCCATGTCGATAATGTCGGGTCGAACCAGCTTCAACAAATCCGAACCGGGTTACGTGGCGATTCCGTCGTTCTTATGGGGAAGAATACTCTGATGAAGCGTGCTATAAATGAACATATCAAGAAAACTGGGAATTCTAATCTTAAACAGCTTGAACAACTTCTTAAG GGAAATGTTGGACTGATCTTCACAAAGGGTGATCTGAAGGAAATCAGAGAGGAGATTGCCAAATACAAG GTTGGAGCCCCTGCTCGTGTTGGCCTTGTTGCTCCAGTTGATGTGGTGATTCCAGTTGGTAACACTGGCCTCGACCCGTCTCAGACCTCTTTCTTTCAG GTCCTGAACATCCCAACCAAGATCAACAAAGGAACAGTCGAAATCATCACACCAGTGGACTTAATCAAGAAGGGAGACAAAGTGGGATCATCAGAAGCGAGTCTACTAacaaagcttaacatcaagccgTTCTCATATGGGCTGGTTGTTCAGAAAGTTTATGAAGACGGATCAGTATACAGTCCTGAAGTTCTGGACTTAACCGAGGATGATCTTGCTGCTAAGTTCGCTGCTGGTCTCTCAAATGTCGTTGCTGTCACTTTAGGTCTCTCATACCCAAGCCTTGTTGCTGTTCCTCACATGATCATTAATGGTTATAAGAATGTTTTGAGTGTTGCTGTTGCTACTGAGTACTCTTTCCCTCTGGCTGAGAAAGTTAAGGAATACCTCAAG GACCCAAGCAAGTTTGCTGTAGCTGCAGCTCCTGAGGCGGTTACAGGTGGTGGTAGTGCTGCTGCTCCCGCAAAGGAGGAAACGAAGGAGGAAGTAGCTGAAGAGTCGGACGAAGAATGTATGATGAACTTGTTTGATGACTGA